From Arcobacter sp. CECT 8986, a single genomic window includes:
- a CDS encoding TRAP transporter small permease, with protein sequence MSIFRIISKIIGHINQKIAVVGITAGVFVAFVNVVARYLFDASFTWASELSISLFLWSVFFAAAYCFKKDAHIAVTIVLDAMPSRVAKVMLVISHLITFTFLCAVAYFGYKYLQLVIDLDERSIDLWNMPMWIIYLVVPVSFAFGAYRVAERIHGILSTNHDKIVKESEAEHVLAEMGMNSREYKDNENLQNLSKMVKEVEKKTGGML encoded by the coding sequence ATGTCAATTTTCAGAATTATAAGTAAAATAATTGGTCATATTAATCAAAAAATCGCAGTAGTGGGTATCACTGCTGGGGTTTTTGTTGCTTTTGTAAATGTTGTTGCAAGATATCTTTTTGATGCATCATTTACATGGGCAAGTGAATTATCTATTTCACTATTTTTATGGAGTGTTTTCTTTGCAGCTGCTTATTGCTTCAAAAAAGATGCACATATTGCAGTTACAATCGTACTTGATGCGATGCCATCAAGAGTGGCAAAAGTAATGTTGGTTATATCTCATCTTATAACTTTCACATTTTTATGTGCAGTTGCATATTTTGGATATAAATATTTACAGTTAGTAATTGATTTAGATGAAAGATCTATTGATCTTTGGAATATGCCAATGTGGATTATTTACTTAGTTGTACCTGTTTCTTTTGCTTTTGGAGCATACAGAGTTGCAGAGAGAATTCATGGTATTTTAAGTACAAACCATGACAAAATTGTAAAAGAGTCTGAAGCAGAGCATGTTTTAGCAGAAATGGGAATGAATTCAAGAGAGTATAAGGATAATGAGAATTTGCAAAATTTAAGTAAAATGGTTAAAGAAGTAGAGAAGAAAACAGGAGGAATGCTATGA